The following are encoded in a window of Anopheles stephensi strain Indian chromosome X, UCI_ANSTEP_V1.0, whole genome shotgun sequence genomic DNA:
- the LOC118504725 gene encoding N-terminal kinase-like protein isoform X1: protein MWSFFSRDSSKDFPYEIGEQVQQFDTKSIWSLHRGKRKGTNDEVSVFTYDIKNGSDVKLELAKAALKRLKTLRHPSILQFLDCLETDKVLYVATEPVEPLGTHIGKLAAEGPQRDLYLAWGIFQITRALSFLNNDGNLRHNNVSVWSVFVNTSGEWKLGGLEYVSSTELPVVPPIKIPPSLEIYDPPEKSDPNKLKTATKCSSDMWGLGCLVWESFNGPLKTRGNLKNIEGIPKSLAPLYCELVGAAPASRPNPADVITKCRKPGGFFKNDLVDSLLFLEEIQIKDKVEKMRFFSALTAQIDNFPDNVCRHKILPQLITAYEYGDAGSAVLAPMFKLGRLLEEAEYQKRIVPCVVKLFASTDRVTRSRLLQQLDLFISHLQPNVVNDQIFPQIAHGFLDTNPTIREQTVKSIIHIAPKLNYNNLNVEVLRHFARLQSRDDQGGIRTNTTVCLGKIAPHLHPQVRQRVLVSAFIRAMRDPFPPSRVAGILALAATQQYFLLNEVAIRILPALCPLTMDPEKSVRDPAFKTLRGFLGKLEKVSEDPSLRESMEADVHTATPSLGNAAATWAGWAVTAVTAKFYRSQSDTARPRPPLTGKTLSKPASLEQPSSSSISTTTSSVTSMTSLEHESADTSASASDYGPDNWDQENWGDMDTSQDPSSPMAGTSNQLTANLNMVGSVSDMRDGWDNEDWGSLEEDPNETELNEKDEDEHNRAQQKEASHMAHPSAMLSHVGASINSGGRGAGGSSSSNSTTTNNTTSSSVTDSSTVKASSNNSSSSSSTCTSTNTSNSNNNTIANHISSPSKMIALKNMNNLLNTGSSNSNQLTGWNNGGGGAAGDGWGDGEFESLDEPSAGTNAKMDEARRKREEKKMQRQRELEAKRAARTGSGGGPMKLGAKKI, encoded by the exons ATGTGGTCCTTCTTCTCGCGCGACTCGTCCAAAGACTTTCCGTACGAGATCGGCGAACAAGTGCAACAGTTTGACACGAAAAGCATCTGGAGTCTGCACCGTGGCAAGCGGAAAGGTACGAACGATGAGGTGTCCGTCTTCACGTACGACATCAAGAACGGGTCGGACGTTAAGCTCGAGCTAGCGAAGGCCGCACTGAAGCGGCTGAAAACGCTGCGCCATCCGAGCATCCTGCAGTTTTTGGACTGTCTGGAGACGGACAAGGTGCTGTACGTGGCGACCGAACCGGTCGAACCGCTCGGTACGCACATCGGCAAGCTGGCGGCGGAAGGACCGCAACGGGACCTCTACCTGGCCTGGGGTATCTTTCAGATCACG CGTGCACTATCGTTTCTCAACAACGATGGCAACCTGCGACACAACAACGTATCGGTCTGGTCCGTGTTCGTTAACACGTCCGGCGAATGGAAGCTGGGCGGGCTGGAGTACGTATCCTCGACCGAGCTGCCGGTCGTACCGCCGATCAAAATACCGCCCTCGCTGGAAATTTACGATCCGCCGGAAAAGAGTGACCCGAACAAGCTCAAAACGGCCACCAAATGTTCGAGCGATATGTGGGGCCTCGGCTGTCTGGTGTGGGAATCATTTAACGGGCCGCTGAAAACGAGAGGCAACCTGAAAAACATTGAAGGC ATCCCAAAATCGTTGGCCCCCTTGTACTGTGAGCTGGTCGGGGCAGCACCCGCGAGCCGACCAAATCCTGCCGACGTAATTACCAAATGCCGCAAACCGGGAGGATTTTTCAAAAACGATCTAGTGGACTCGCTACTGTTTCTGGAGGAAATTCAGATCAAGGACAAGGTGGAAAAGATGCGATTTTTTAGTGCACTTACGGCACAGATAGACAACTTCCCGGACAATGTTTGCAG GCACAAAATTCTTCCCCAACTAATAACGGCCTACGAGTACGGAGATGCCGGATCAGCGGTGTTAGCCCCAATGTTTAAG CTCGGACGTTTGCTCGAAGAAGCCGAATATCAGAAGCGTATAGTGCCATGCGTTGTGAAGCTGTTTGCATCGACCGATCGCGTTACGCGGTCCCGCTTGCTGCAGCAGCTCGATCTGTTTATCTCGCACCTGCAGCCGAACGTGGTGAACGATCAAATATTTCCCCAAATAGCGCACGGCTTTCTCGATACCAATCCAACCATTCGGGAGCAAACCGTGAAA TCAATCATCCATATAGCACCAAAACTAAATTACAACAATTTAAACGTTGAAGTACTGCGCCATTTTGCCCGGCTTCAGTCGCGAGACGATCAGGGCGGCATTCGAACGAACACGACGGTGTGTCTAGGTAAAATTGCACCGCATCTACATCCACAG GTCCGACAACGCGTGCTGGTGTCTGCATTTATACGAGCGATGCGTGATCCGTTTCCACCGTCGCGTGTCGCTGGTATACTGGCGCTCGCCGCTACCCAGCAGTACTTTCTGCTGAACGAGGTTGCCATCCGCATACTGCCCGCCCTGTGTCCGCTCACGATGGACCCGGAGAAATCGGTACGCGATCCTGCCTTCAAAACGCTGCGTGGATTCCTCGGCAAGCTGGAAAAGGTGTCGGAAGATCCGAGCCTGCGCGAGAGTATGG AGGCTGACGTCCATACGGCTACCCCGTCGCTAGGTAATGCGGCCGCAACCTGGGCCGGATGGGCAGTGACAGCCGTTACCGCCAAATTCTACCGCAGCCAAAGTGACACGGCCCGGCCGAGGCCACCACTAACGGGTAAAACATTGAGTAAACCTGCTTCTTTGG AGCAACCTTCAAGCAGCAGCATATCAACTACGACCAGCAGCGTTACGTCGATGACCTCGCTAGAGCACGAAAGCGCTGACACCTCTGCCTCGGCAAGCGATTACGGGCCCGACAATTGGGATCAGGAAAACTGGGGCGATATGGAC ACTTCACAGGATCCGAGCAGTCCAATGGCGGGCACGTCTAATCAGCTTACCGCGAACCTAAACATGGTCGGAAGCGTTAGCGATATGCGCGACGGCTGGGATAATGAAGACTGGGGAAGCCTCGAGGAAGATCCG AACGAAACCGAACTGAATGAAAAGGACGAAGATGAACACAATCGGGCACAGCAGAAGGAAGCGTCGCATATGGCACACCCGTCCGCAATGCTATCGCACGTCGGTGCCTCGATCAACAGTGGTGGTCGTGGGGctggtggcagcagcagtagcaacagtaccaccaccaacaacacgaCCAGCTCGTCCGTGACGGACAGCAGCACGGTAAAGgctagcagcaacaacagcagcagcagcagcagtacgtgcaccagcaccaacaccagcaacagcaacaacaacaccatagCGAATCATATCAGCAGCCCTAGCAAAATGATCGCACTGAAGAACATGAACAATCTGCTCAACACGGGCAGCAGTAACAGCAATCAACTGACTGGTTGGAACAATGGGGGCGGCGGTGCGGCTGGCGACGGATGGGGCGACGGTGAATTTGAATCGCTCGACGAACCAAGCGCGG GCACGAACGCGAAAATGGACGAAGCGCGCCGAAAgcgggaggagaaaaaaatgcagcGGCAACGCGAGCTGGAAGCAAAGCGAGCCGCCCGCACCGGTTCCGGCGGTGGCCCGATGAAGTTAGGTGCCAAAAAAATTTAA
- the LOC118504725 gene encoding N-terminal kinase-like protein isoform X2, which yields MWSFFSRDSSKDFPYEIGEQVQQFDTKSIWSLHRGKRKGTNDEVSVFTYDIKNGSDVKLELAKAALKRLKTLRHPSILQFLDCLETDKVLYVATEPVEPLGTHIGKLAAEGPQRDLYLAWGIFQITRALSFLNNDGNLRHNNVSVWSVFVNTSGEWKLGGLEYVSSTELPVVPPIKIPPSLEIYDPPEKSDPNKLKTATKCSSDMWGLGCLVWESFNGPLKTRGNLKNIEGIPKSLAPLYCELVGAAPASRPNPADVITKCRKPGGFFKNDLVDSLLFLEEIQIKDKVEKMRFFSALTAQIDNFPDNVCRHKILPQLITAYEYGDAGSAVLAPMFKLGRLLEEAEYQKRIVPCVVKLFASTDRVTRSRLLQQLDLFISHLQPNVVNDQIFPQIAHGFLDTNPTIREQTVKSIIHIAPKLNYNNLNVEVLRHFARLQSRDDQGGIRTNTTVCLGKIAPHLHPQVRQRVLVSAFIRAMRDPFPPSRVAGILALAATQQYFLLNEVAIRILPALCPLTMDPEKSVRDPAFKTLRGFLGKLEKVSEDPSLRESMEADVHTATPSLGNAAATWAGWAVTAVTAKFYRSQSDTARPRPPLTEQPSSSSISTTTSSVTSMTSLEHESADTSASASDYGPDNWDQENWGDMDTSQDPSSPMAGTSNQLTANLNMVGSVSDMRDGWDNEDWGSLEEDPNETELNEKDEDEHNRAQQKEASHMAHPSAMLSHVGASINSGGRGAGGSSSSNSTTTNNTTSSSVTDSSTVKASSNNSSSSSSTCTSTNTSNSNNNTIANHISSPSKMIALKNMNNLLNTGSSNSNQLTGWNNGGGGAAGDGWGDGEFESLDEPSAGTNAKMDEARRKREEKKMQRQRELEAKRAARTGSGGGPMKLGAKKI from the exons ATGTGGTCCTTCTTCTCGCGCGACTCGTCCAAAGACTTTCCGTACGAGATCGGCGAACAAGTGCAACAGTTTGACACGAAAAGCATCTGGAGTCTGCACCGTGGCAAGCGGAAAGGTACGAACGATGAGGTGTCCGTCTTCACGTACGACATCAAGAACGGGTCGGACGTTAAGCTCGAGCTAGCGAAGGCCGCACTGAAGCGGCTGAAAACGCTGCGCCATCCGAGCATCCTGCAGTTTTTGGACTGTCTGGAGACGGACAAGGTGCTGTACGTGGCGACCGAACCGGTCGAACCGCTCGGTACGCACATCGGCAAGCTGGCGGCGGAAGGACCGCAACGGGACCTCTACCTGGCCTGGGGTATCTTTCAGATCACG CGTGCACTATCGTTTCTCAACAACGATGGCAACCTGCGACACAACAACGTATCGGTCTGGTCCGTGTTCGTTAACACGTCCGGCGAATGGAAGCTGGGCGGGCTGGAGTACGTATCCTCGACCGAGCTGCCGGTCGTACCGCCGATCAAAATACCGCCCTCGCTGGAAATTTACGATCCGCCGGAAAAGAGTGACCCGAACAAGCTCAAAACGGCCACCAAATGTTCGAGCGATATGTGGGGCCTCGGCTGTCTGGTGTGGGAATCATTTAACGGGCCGCTGAAAACGAGAGGCAACCTGAAAAACATTGAAGGC ATCCCAAAATCGTTGGCCCCCTTGTACTGTGAGCTGGTCGGGGCAGCACCCGCGAGCCGACCAAATCCTGCCGACGTAATTACCAAATGCCGCAAACCGGGAGGATTTTTCAAAAACGATCTAGTGGACTCGCTACTGTTTCTGGAGGAAATTCAGATCAAGGACAAGGTGGAAAAGATGCGATTTTTTAGTGCACTTACGGCACAGATAGACAACTTCCCGGACAATGTTTGCAG GCACAAAATTCTTCCCCAACTAATAACGGCCTACGAGTACGGAGATGCCGGATCAGCGGTGTTAGCCCCAATGTTTAAG CTCGGACGTTTGCTCGAAGAAGCCGAATATCAGAAGCGTATAGTGCCATGCGTTGTGAAGCTGTTTGCATCGACCGATCGCGTTACGCGGTCCCGCTTGCTGCAGCAGCTCGATCTGTTTATCTCGCACCTGCAGCCGAACGTGGTGAACGATCAAATATTTCCCCAAATAGCGCACGGCTTTCTCGATACCAATCCAACCATTCGGGAGCAAACCGTGAAA TCAATCATCCATATAGCACCAAAACTAAATTACAACAATTTAAACGTTGAAGTACTGCGCCATTTTGCCCGGCTTCAGTCGCGAGACGATCAGGGCGGCATTCGAACGAACACGACGGTGTGTCTAGGTAAAATTGCACCGCATCTACATCCACAG GTCCGACAACGCGTGCTGGTGTCTGCATTTATACGAGCGATGCGTGATCCGTTTCCACCGTCGCGTGTCGCTGGTATACTGGCGCTCGCCGCTACCCAGCAGTACTTTCTGCTGAACGAGGTTGCCATCCGCATACTGCCCGCCCTGTGTCCGCTCACGATGGACCCGGAGAAATCGGTACGCGATCCTGCCTTCAAAACGCTGCGTGGATTCCTCGGCAAGCTGGAAAAGGTGTCGGAAGATCCGAGCCTGCGCGAGAGTATGG AGGCTGACGTCCATACGGCTACCCCGTCGCTAGGTAATGCGGCCGCAACCTGGGCCGGATGGGCAGTGACAGCCGTTACCGCCAAATTCTACCGCAGCCAAAGTGACACGGCCCGGCCGAGGCCACCACTAACGG AGCAACCTTCAAGCAGCAGCATATCAACTACGACCAGCAGCGTTACGTCGATGACCTCGCTAGAGCACGAAAGCGCTGACACCTCTGCCTCGGCAAGCGATTACGGGCCCGACAATTGGGATCAGGAAAACTGGGGCGATATGGAC ACTTCACAGGATCCGAGCAGTCCAATGGCGGGCACGTCTAATCAGCTTACCGCGAACCTAAACATGGTCGGAAGCGTTAGCGATATGCGCGACGGCTGGGATAATGAAGACTGGGGAAGCCTCGAGGAAGATCCG AACGAAACCGAACTGAATGAAAAGGACGAAGATGAACACAATCGGGCACAGCAGAAGGAAGCGTCGCATATGGCACACCCGTCCGCAATGCTATCGCACGTCGGTGCCTCGATCAACAGTGGTGGTCGTGGGGctggtggcagcagcagtagcaacagtaccaccaccaacaacacgaCCAGCTCGTCCGTGACGGACAGCAGCACGGTAAAGgctagcagcaacaacagcagcagcagcagcagtacgtgcaccagcaccaacaccagcaacagcaacaacaacaccatagCGAATCATATCAGCAGCCCTAGCAAAATGATCGCACTGAAGAACATGAACAATCTGCTCAACACGGGCAGCAGTAACAGCAATCAACTGACTGGTTGGAACAATGGGGGCGGCGGTGCGGCTGGCGACGGATGGGGCGACGGTGAATTTGAATCGCTCGACGAACCAAGCGCGG GCACGAACGCGAAAATGGACGAAGCGCGCCGAAAgcgggaggagaaaaaaatgcagcGGCAACGCGAGCTGGAAGCAAAGCGAGCCGCCCGCACCGGTTCCGGCGGTGGCCCGATGAAGTTAGGTGCCAAAAAAATTTAA
- the LOC118504725 gene encoding N-terminal kinase-like protein isoform X3 — translation MWSFFSRDSSKDFPYEIGEQVQQFDTKSIWSLHRGKRKGTNDEVSVFTYDIKNGSDVKLELAKAALKRLKTLRHPSILQFLDCLETDKVLYVATEPVEPLGTHIGKLAAEGPQRDLYLAWGIFQITRALSFLNNDGNLRHNNVSVWSVFVNTSGEWKLGGLEYVSSTELPVVPPIKIPPSLEIYDPPEKSDPNKLKTATKCSSDMWGLGCLVWESFNGPLKTRGNLKNIEGIPKSLAPLYCELVGAAPASRPNPADVITKCRKPGGFFKNDLVDSLLFLEEIQIKDKVEKMRFFSALTAQIDNFPDNVCRHKILPQLITAYEYGDAGSAVLAPMFKLGRLLEEAEYQKRIVPCVVKLFASTDRVTRSRLLQQLDLFISHLQPNVVNDQIFPQIAHGFLDTNPTIREQTVKSIIHIAPKLNYNNLNVEVLRHFARLQSRDDQGGIRTNTTVCLGKIAPHLHPQVRQRVLVSAFIRAMRDPFPPSRVAGILALAATQQYFLLNEVAIRILPALCPLTMDPEKSVRDPAFKTLRGFLGKLEKVSEDPSLRESMEADVHTATPSLGNAAATWAGWAVTAVTAKFYRSQSDTARPRPPLTGKTLSKPASLEQPSSSSISTTTSSVTSMTSLEHESADTSASASDYGPDNWDQENWGDMDTSQDPSSPMAGTSNQLTANLNMVGSVSDMRDGWDNEDWGSLEEDPNETELNEKDEDEHNRAQQKEASHMAHPSAMLSHVGASINSGGRGAGGSSSSNSTTTNNTTSSSVTDSSTVKASSNNSSSSSSTCTSTNTSNSNNNTIANHISSPSKMIALKNMNNLLNTGSSNSNQLTGWNNGGGGAAGDGWGDGEFESLDEPSADDIVHSLHRRNHFHNRRKGY, via the exons ATGTGGTCCTTCTTCTCGCGCGACTCGTCCAAAGACTTTCCGTACGAGATCGGCGAACAAGTGCAACAGTTTGACACGAAAAGCATCTGGAGTCTGCACCGTGGCAAGCGGAAAGGTACGAACGATGAGGTGTCCGTCTTCACGTACGACATCAAGAACGGGTCGGACGTTAAGCTCGAGCTAGCGAAGGCCGCACTGAAGCGGCTGAAAACGCTGCGCCATCCGAGCATCCTGCAGTTTTTGGACTGTCTGGAGACGGACAAGGTGCTGTACGTGGCGACCGAACCGGTCGAACCGCTCGGTACGCACATCGGCAAGCTGGCGGCGGAAGGACCGCAACGGGACCTCTACCTGGCCTGGGGTATCTTTCAGATCACG CGTGCACTATCGTTTCTCAACAACGATGGCAACCTGCGACACAACAACGTATCGGTCTGGTCCGTGTTCGTTAACACGTCCGGCGAATGGAAGCTGGGCGGGCTGGAGTACGTATCCTCGACCGAGCTGCCGGTCGTACCGCCGATCAAAATACCGCCCTCGCTGGAAATTTACGATCCGCCGGAAAAGAGTGACCCGAACAAGCTCAAAACGGCCACCAAATGTTCGAGCGATATGTGGGGCCTCGGCTGTCTGGTGTGGGAATCATTTAACGGGCCGCTGAAAACGAGAGGCAACCTGAAAAACATTGAAGGC ATCCCAAAATCGTTGGCCCCCTTGTACTGTGAGCTGGTCGGGGCAGCACCCGCGAGCCGACCAAATCCTGCCGACGTAATTACCAAATGCCGCAAACCGGGAGGATTTTTCAAAAACGATCTAGTGGACTCGCTACTGTTTCTGGAGGAAATTCAGATCAAGGACAAGGTGGAAAAGATGCGATTTTTTAGTGCACTTACGGCACAGATAGACAACTTCCCGGACAATGTTTGCAG GCACAAAATTCTTCCCCAACTAATAACGGCCTACGAGTACGGAGATGCCGGATCAGCGGTGTTAGCCCCAATGTTTAAG CTCGGACGTTTGCTCGAAGAAGCCGAATATCAGAAGCGTATAGTGCCATGCGTTGTGAAGCTGTTTGCATCGACCGATCGCGTTACGCGGTCCCGCTTGCTGCAGCAGCTCGATCTGTTTATCTCGCACCTGCAGCCGAACGTGGTGAACGATCAAATATTTCCCCAAATAGCGCACGGCTTTCTCGATACCAATCCAACCATTCGGGAGCAAACCGTGAAA TCAATCATCCATATAGCACCAAAACTAAATTACAACAATTTAAACGTTGAAGTACTGCGCCATTTTGCCCGGCTTCAGTCGCGAGACGATCAGGGCGGCATTCGAACGAACACGACGGTGTGTCTAGGTAAAATTGCACCGCATCTACATCCACAG GTCCGACAACGCGTGCTGGTGTCTGCATTTATACGAGCGATGCGTGATCCGTTTCCACCGTCGCGTGTCGCTGGTATACTGGCGCTCGCCGCTACCCAGCAGTACTTTCTGCTGAACGAGGTTGCCATCCGCATACTGCCCGCCCTGTGTCCGCTCACGATGGACCCGGAGAAATCGGTACGCGATCCTGCCTTCAAAACGCTGCGTGGATTCCTCGGCAAGCTGGAAAAGGTGTCGGAAGATCCGAGCCTGCGCGAGAGTATGG AGGCTGACGTCCATACGGCTACCCCGTCGCTAGGTAATGCGGCCGCAACCTGGGCCGGATGGGCAGTGACAGCCGTTACCGCCAAATTCTACCGCAGCCAAAGTGACACGGCCCGGCCGAGGCCACCACTAACGGGTAAAACATTGAGTAAACCTGCTTCTTTGG AGCAACCTTCAAGCAGCAGCATATCAACTACGACCAGCAGCGTTACGTCGATGACCTCGCTAGAGCACGAAAGCGCTGACACCTCTGCCTCGGCAAGCGATTACGGGCCCGACAATTGGGATCAGGAAAACTGGGGCGATATGGAC ACTTCACAGGATCCGAGCAGTCCAATGGCGGGCACGTCTAATCAGCTTACCGCGAACCTAAACATGGTCGGAAGCGTTAGCGATATGCGCGACGGCTGGGATAATGAAGACTGGGGAAGCCTCGAGGAAGATCCG AACGAAACCGAACTGAATGAAAAGGACGAAGATGAACACAATCGGGCACAGCAGAAGGAAGCGTCGCATATGGCACACCCGTCCGCAATGCTATCGCACGTCGGTGCCTCGATCAACAGTGGTGGTCGTGGGGctggtggcagcagcagtagcaacagtaccaccaccaacaacacgaCCAGCTCGTCCGTGACGGACAGCAGCACGGTAAAGgctagcagcaacaacagcagcagcagcagcagtacgtgcaccagcaccaacaccagcaacagcaacaacaacaccatagCGAATCATATCAGCAGCCCTAGCAAAATGATCGCACTGAAGAACATGAACAATCTGCTCAACACGGGCAGCAGTAACAGCAATCAACTGACTGGTTGGAACAATGGGGGCGGCGGTGCGGCTGGCGACGGATGGGGCGACGGTGAATTTGAATCGCTCGACGAACCAAGCGCGG ACGATATCGTGCACAGTTTGCACCGGCGAAACCATTTTCACAATCGAAGGAAGGGTTACTGA